A single Anopheles arabiensis isolate DONGOLA chromosome 2, AaraD3, whole genome shotgun sequence DNA region contains:
- the LOC120894173 gene encoding transmembrane protein 267, with protein sequence MNWNLLLVLKHVILCCVCVIGDKLGESAQKPALVRACIDNATHAFIGCIVAELVLFNFKHQLTRHEYSWLLFVATIISSCIDLDHFIEAKSFRLQDATNLDRRPFLHNSTICVVIFILFILTKRASNQLRMLIAMAFVAFSTHHLRDATRRGIWFKSPFQNSSSSAVPYVLYIAYVNIIPSVIVYLLQTTGSSTVPKMKLVEVV encoded by the exons atgAATTGGAACCTGCTATTAGTGCTAAAGCATGTAatcttgtgttgtgtttgtgtgatcgGTGATAAACTGGGTGAATCCGCGCAGAAGCCGGCTCTTGTGCGAGCCTGCATTGACAATGCCACGCACGCCTTTATCGGGTGCATAGTCGCGGAGCTGGTCCTTTTCAACTTCAAACATCAACTTACGCGACACGAGTACTCCTGGCTGCTTTTCGTGGCAACTATTATTTCATCATGCATTGATTTGGATCATTTCATAGAAGCAAAGTCATTCAGACTGCAG gatGCCACCAATCTCGACCGAAGACCATTTCTTCACAATTCAACGATATGTGTAGtaatttttatcttatttatcCTTACGAAGCGCGCTAGCAATCAATTGCGTATGTTGATTGCGATGGCTTTCGTTGCATTTAGCACGCATCATTTACGTGATGCAACAAGGCGTGGAATATGGTTTAAATCGCCTTTTCAGAACAGCAGCAGTTCGGCAGTTCCTTATGTACTATACATTGCGTATGTTAATATCATTCCAAGTGTGATCGTTTATCTGTTGCAAACAacgggcagcagcaccgtGCCAAAAATGAAGCTAGTCGAGGTGGTGTAG
- the LOC120908859 gene encoding transmembrane protein 50A, with translation MAIIESIRQAYWFEVLPRRTILATVVAALLFFSGWWIIIDTASVYPKSFNFSYYICGILGTISFIMVNAVTNEMLHGAPNYTGGIMGGRGIKVFLFTGFVLGFTSIIATIWIMIAEFTVNESRTDKYPGYALLMHNVFIFLATLIYKFGPPTESDYLGNF, from the exons aTGGCGATAATCGAAAGCATTCGCCAGGCGTACTGGTTCGAAGTGCTTCCCCGAAGAACGATCCTTGCGACGGTGGTAGCAGCACTGCTG TTCTTCTCCGGATGGTGGATCATCATCGACACGGCATCGGTGTACCCGAAATCGTTCAACTTTTCCTACTACATCTGCGGTATCCTAGGGACGATCAGCTTCATCATGGTGAATGCTGTAACGAACGAAATG CTTCACGGCGCTCCCAATTACACGGGCGGTATCATGGGCGGTAGAGGCATCAAGGTTTTTCTCTTCACCGGATTCGTGCTCGGCTTCACCTCGATCATCGCCACCATCTGGATTATGATTGCCGAGTTTACCGTGAACGAGTCGCGAACCGACAAGTACCCGGGGTACGCTCTGCTCATGCACAACGTGTTCATCTTCCTAGCCACCCTGATCTACAAGTTTGGTCCCCCGACGGAGAGCGATTATTTGGGCAACTTCTAA
- the LOC120908856 gene encoding LOW QUALITY PROTEIN: chitooligosaccharidolytic beta-N-acetylglucosaminidase (The sequence of the model RefSeq protein was modified relative to this genomic sequence to represent the inferred CDS: inserted 1 base in 1 codon), whose amino-acid sequence MNFTQKCFLMGSLLMAVAIIVAVGIALPKADKSRKSEAVWGYQCKNDRCVKTAISEESYPAANAISLPACRLFCGEGAGLLWPQPTGQLAVENELAHIDPDQVWFQWDEKLTQLVGLWEANRDRFRSQLKKRAQGPALKPGGKAVRIKLNVTDDSLALNYETDETYSLTVGAGSSKDELQATIEAKTFFGARHGXETLSQLVLYDDIRNELQMVARARVSDAPAFPHRGLALDTSRNFIDLESLRRTLDGMAMVKLNVFHWHITDSQSFPLVVKSRPTLHTYGAYSRRDVYTADDVQRLVQYALERGIRIVPELDAPAHVGEGWEKLGVTACFNYQPWENYCVEPPCGQLDPTKDAVYDILEDVYREMNAMFNRSDLFHMGGDEVSVRCWNATGSIQRWMGEQEWGLQEGDFMKLWNYFQTEALRRLDKTLPVAEGGKPRPIVMWTSKLTESPYLEQYLDKDRYIVQVWTTGNDSKVANLLQKGYRLIMSNYDALYLDCGFAGWVTDGSNWCAPYIGWQKVYNNDLMAIGGPYAQQILGGEAALWTEQSDTHTLDNRLWPRLSAHAERLWSNPRAGWQMAEARMLLHRERLIEEGIAANSIQPKWCLQNEANCPIGGDGGRS is encoded by the exons ATGAATTTTACACAGAAATGCTTTTTGATGGGTTCACTCCTAATGGCGGTCGCCATCATTGTGGCCGTTGGTATCGCATTGCCGAAAGCAGACAAGTCAAGAAAGAG CGAAGCCGTATGGGGCTACCAGTGCAAGAACGATCGCTGCGTCAAAACGGCCATCTCGGAGGAATCATACCCGGCGGCGAACGCCATCAGCCTGCCAGCATGTCGGCTGTTCTGCGGCGAAGGGGCGGGCCTCCTCTGGCCACAGCCAACCGGGCAGCTGGCGGTGGAGAACGAGCTCGCCCACATCGACCCCGACCAGGTGTGGTTCCAGTGGGACGAAAAGCTGACCCAGCTCGTCGGTCTGTGGGAAGCGAACAGGGACCGCTTCCGCAGCCAGCTGAAAAAGCGTGCCCAGGGCCCGGCGCTCAAACCCGGCGGCAAGGCGGTGCGCATCAAGCTGAACGTTACGGATGACTCGCTCGCGCTAAACTACGAAACCGACGAAACTTACTCCCTAACCGTGGGGGCCGGCTCTAGCAAGGACGAGCTGCAGGCAACGATCGAGGCGAAAACGTTCTTCGGTGCCCGGCACG TGGAAACGCTGTCCCAGCTGGTACTGTACGACGACATCCGGAACGAGCTGCAGATGGTAGCCCGGGCCCGGGTGTCCGATGCACCGGCCTTCCCGCACCGTGGCCTCGCCCTGGACACGTCGCGCAACTTCATCGATCTCGAGTCGCTGCGCCGCACGCTCGACGGCATGGCGATGGTGAAGCTGAACGTGTTCCACTGGCACATCACGGACTCGCAGAGCTTCCCGCTAGTGGTCAAATCGCGCCCCACCCTGCACACCTACGGGGCGTACAGCCGGCGGGACGTGTACACGGCGGACGACGTCCAGCGGCTGGTGCAGTACGCGCTCGAGCGCGGCATCCGCATCGTGCCCGAGCTGGATGCACCGGCCCACGTCGGCGAGGGCTGGGAGAAGCTGGGCGTGACGGCCTGCTTTAACTACCAGCCGTGGGAGAACTACTGCGTGGAGCCACCGTGCGGCCAGCTCGATCCGACCAAGGACGCGGTGTACGACATCCTGGAGGATGTGTACCGGGAGATGAACGCCATGTTTAACCGGTCGGACCTGTTCCACATGGGCGGGGACGAGGTGTCGGTGCGGTGCTGGAACGCAACCGGCAGCATCCAGCGCTGGATGGGCGAGCAGGAATGGGGCCTGCAGGAGGGCGACTTCATGAAGCTGTGGAACTACTTCCAAACCGAGGCACTACGCCGGCTGGACAAAACGCTCCCGGTGGCGGAGGGTGGTAAGCCGCGCCCGATCGTGATGTGGACGAGCAAGCTGACCGAGTCGCCCTACCTCGAGCAGTACCTGGACAAGGACCGGTACATCGTGCAGGTGTGGACGACGGGCAACGACAGCAAGGTGGCCAATCTGCTGCAGAAGGGCTACCGGTTGATCATGTCCAACTACGACGCGCTCTACCTGGACTGTGGCTTTGCCGGCTGGGTGACGGACGGTAGCAACTGGTGCGCACCGTACATCGGCTGGCAGAAGGTGTACAACAACGATCTGATGGCGATCGGTGGCCCGTACGCGCAGCAGATACTGGGCGGCGAGGCCGCCCTCTGGACGGAGCAGTCCGACACGCACACGCTGGACAACCGTCTGTGGCCCCGGCTGAGCGCGCACGCCGAGCGGCTGTGGAGCAATCCGCGGGCCGGCTGGCAGATGGCCGAGGCGCGCATGCTCCTTCACCGCGAGCGGCTTATCGAGGAGGGCATTGCGGCCAACAGCATTCAACCGAAATGGTGCCTACAGAACGAAGCCAACTGTCCGATCGGGGGCGATGGTGGGCGTTCGTAA
- the LOC120908858 gene encoding general transcription factor IIE subunit 2: MDPALLREREAFKRRAMATPTVEKKAKTESSFAAPKDIKKPRPASAAPKIDATNYKTMSGSSQYRFGVLAKIVKHMRTRHQEGDDHPLTLDEILDETNQLDIGSSVKTWLQGEALRNNPKIEVTPDGRFLFKSVFKIKDGKSLMRLLKQHDLKGLGGVLLDDVQESLPHCDKVLKNRASEIIFITRPNDKKKILFYNDRTANFQVDEDFQKLWRAVTVDAMDDAKIDEYLEKQGIRSMQDHGPKKPLLPKRKKLANKKRQFKKPRDNEHLADVLETYEDNTLTQSNAVQEIKQNN, from the exons ATGGATCCCGCCCTGTTGCGCGAACGAGAGGCCTTCAAACGGCGGGCGATGGCAACGCCAAC CGTTGAGAAGAAGGCAAAAACTGAAAGCTCGTTTGCCGCACCGAAGGACATCAAGAAGCCAAGGCCCGCGAGTGCCGCACCGAAGATCGATGCCACCAA TTACAAAACTATGTCCGGTAGCTCCCAGTATCGCTTCGGTGTGCTGGCAAAGATCGTGAAGCACATGCGCACCCGTCATCAGGAAGGTGACGATCATCCGCTAACGCTGGACGAAATCCTGGACGAGACCAACCAGCTCGATATCGGATCGTCCGTGAAAACG TGGCTCCAAGGGGAAGCGCTGCGAAACAATCCAAAGATCGAAGTGACGCCCGATGGCCGGTTTCTGTTCAAGTCGGTGTTTAAAATCAAAGACGGCAAAAGCCTGATGCGGCTGCTGAAGCAGCACGATCTCAAGGGGCTGGGCGGGGTGCTGCTGGACGATGTGCAGGAATCGCTGCCGCACTGTGATAAGGTGCTGAAAAATCGAGCATCGGAAATCATTTTCATTACGCGCCCGAACGACAAGAAGAAGATCCTGTTCTACAACGACCGGACGGCCAACTTCCAGGTGGACGAGGATTTCCAGAAGCTGTGGCGCGCGGTAACGGTGGACGCCATGGACGATGCGAAGATCGACGAGTACCTGGAGAAGCAGGGCATCCGGTCGATGCAGGACCATGGGCCGAAGAAGCCGCTGCTGCCGAAGCGGAAGAAGCTGGCCAACAAGAAGCGCCAGTTCAAGAAGCCGCGCGACAACGAACATTTGGCCGACGTGCTGGAGACGTACGAGGACAACACGCTGACGCAGTCGAACGCGGTGCAGGAAATCAAGCAGAACAATTGA
- the LOC120908857 gene encoding clavesin-2-like, whose amino-acid sequence MTTVPLGAPCVEKCPEKFDLYQPAGSALHRQIAADELREEPAIVEQALEQMRDWIAKNPAIHTCRTDASFLLRFLRVRKFSHLAACETLERYLVSRQRFPAWYSKLDTAEPWVQVMIDSEFVVPLGRDELGRVVYLVRYANLDIDRFEVTDQIRFFTMVFETICHDELNQIAGLVCVFDETNVPMRAFAQWSLTDIKNYIDCVTKALPLRVKEVHVVNLPLFGAAVGEWIMSCCSEKLRSRLKCYRSMDEFAGKCNLLSLLPKEYYGGKQEAMDLKRQLRESLDRCRNIILALDDMKVDERRCLLVKSQTKPGGDEGVIGSFRKLDVD is encoded by the exons ATGACGACCGTACCGCTCGGTGCACCGTGTGTAGAAAAGTGTCCGGAAAAGTTCGACCTATATCAACCGGCCGGATCGGCACTGCATCGCCAAATTGCGGCCGATGAGCTGCGCGAAGAACCGGCCATCGTCGAACAGGCGCTGGAGCAGATGCGCGACTGGATTGCGAAGAATCCCGCCATCCACACGTGCCGCACCGATGCCAGCTTTCTGTTGCGCTTTCTGCGTGTGCGCAAGTTTTCCCACCTGGCGGCGTGCGAAACGCTCGAGCGGTATCTCGTGTCGCGCCAGCGGTTCCCCGCCTGGTACAGCAAGCTGGACACGGCCGAACCGTGGGTGCAGGTCATGATCGACAGCGAGTTTGTGGTGCCGCTCGGGCGCGATGAGCTGGGCCGTGTGGTGTATCTGGTGCGCTACGCCAACCTGGACATCGATCGGTTTGAAGTGACGGATCAGATCCGGTTCTTTACGATGGTGTTTGAGACCATTTGCCACGACGAGCTGAACCAAATTGCCGGcctggtgtgcgtgtttgaCGAAACCAATGTGCCGATGCGTGCATTCGCCCAGTGGTCACTGACGGACATTAAGAACTACATCGACTGCGTGACGAAGGCGCTTCCGCTGCGCGTGAAGGAGGTGCACGTGGTGAATTTGCCACTGTTTGGCGCAGCCGTCGGCGAGTGGATCATGAGCTGCTGCAGTGAGAAGCTGCGCAGTCGGCTAAAG TGTTACCGATCGATGGATGAATTTGCGGGCAAGTGCAACTTGCTATCCCTGCTGCCAAAGGAGTACTACGGTGGCAAGCAGGAGGCGATGGACTTGAAGCGCCAGCTGAGAGAATCGCTCGACCGTTGCCGAAACATCATCCTAGCGCTGGACGACATGAAGGTGGACGAAAGGCGTTGTTTGCTGGTGAAAAGTCAAACCAAGCCGGGCGGCGATGAGGGAGTGATCGGCAGCTTCCGAAAGTTGGACGTCGATTAA